From a single Metopolophium dirhodum isolate CAU chromosome 6, ASM1992520v1, whole genome shotgun sequence genomic region:
- the LOC132947230 gene encoding LOW QUALITY PROTEIN: spermatogenesis-associated protein 20 (The sequence of the model RefSeq protein was modified relative to this genomic sequence to represent the inferred CDS: deleted 3 bases in 3 codons): MLGLRNVKSRIHRLWNITQTGFPKTQLTIPPNYKYIKRFQSSTVNLTSRSMEKTKNRLAQERSPYLLQHAENPVQWYPWGDEAFEKARSEKKLIFLSVGYSTCHWCHVMEHESFENQDVAAVMNEHYVNIKVDREERPDVDQLYMTFVQGASGQGGWPMSVFLTPDLKPIGGGTYYPPEDAYGRPGFKTILLHMAKRWKSDSKSMLENSSKMMKILNDTTAFDIQLGTELSNIMKPNPKTWITCYSQLQRIYDDEWGGFGMPPKFPQPTILDFLFHVSYKMSKSSEGKKSLEMALETLQKMAMGGIHDHIGQGFARYSTDEKWHVPHFEKMLYDQAQLAVSYTTAFQITKHEQYSDVVHDILQYVSRDLSHKLGGFYSAEDADSLPAVDSTKKREGAFCTWTQEEAKTLLDQPLDSKPDIKLSELFCWHFSVLPNGNVRPDSDPHGELLGQNVLIEFRSKENTAKKFQITVENLEKELKIAKSILFEARKKRPRPHLDNKIITSWNGLMITAYARAASALNVEEYKQRAIKAAEFLKTHAWNNSVLLRSCYVDDNGDIANIEKPIAGFLNDYAFLIRGLLDLYECTLQSKWLKWADELQEQQDELFWDKEKFGYYSSSDKDPSIILRFKSDHDGAEPSGNSISALNLLRLSILTEKSEYRSKIDPLFLAFAGRLSSSSSALPALVSALTLHCDSITSVYVTGDLDNPELEALLSAIRQRYMPNLVLALADENSLSELAKGLGIAENGKVAAYVCKNNTCNLPVHSTEELIALLDGRVESPASN, from the exons gtaTCCATGGGGTGATGAAGCATTTGAAAAAGCCCGTTCCGagaaaaaacttatttttctaTCTGTTGGTTATTCCACTTGTCATTGGTGCCATGTTATGGAACATGAGTCATTTGAAAACCAAGATGTTGCAGCTGTCATGAATGAACATTATGTGAACATTAAAGTGGATCGAGAAGAACGGCCTGATGTTGATCAGCTGTACATGACTTTTGTTCAGG GGGCGTCTGGTCAAGGAGGATGGCCCATGAGTGTATTTTTAACACCTGATTTGAAACCAATTGGTGGTGGAACATATTATCCACCTGAAGATGCATATGGACGTCCTGGATTTAAAACTATTCTTTTACACATGGCTAAAAGG tgGAAAAGTGATTCAAAGTCCATGTTGgaaaatagttcaaaaatgatgaaaatactTAATGATACTACAGCTTTTGATATACAACTTGGGACTGAACTTTCTAATATTATGAAACCTAATCCTAAAACATGGATAACATGTTACTCACAACTTCAGAGAATTTATGATGATGAATGG GGTGGTTTTGGTATGCCACCTAAATTCCCTCAGCCAACAATATTAGATTTTCTGTTTCACGTATcatataaaatgtcaaaatcgTCTGAGGGGAAAAAGAGCTTAGAAATGGCTTTGGAAACTTTGCAAAAAATGGCCATGGGTGGCATACATGATCACATTGGCCAA ggttttGCTAGATATTCTACAGATGAAAAATGGCATGTaccacattttgaaaaaatgttgtacGATCAAGCACAGTTAGCTGTGTCATATACCACAGCCTTCCAAATAACCAAACATGAACAGTATTCAGATGTTGTTCATGATATCTTGCAATATGTCAGTAGAGATTTGAGTCATAAG CTAGGTGGATTTTATAGTGCTGAAGATGCAGATTCACTACCTGCAGTTGATTCTACCAAAAAACGTGAAGGGGCTTTTTGTACTTGGACACAAGAAGAAGCAAAGACACTCTTAGATCAACCTCTTGATTCAAAACCTGATATTAAGCTATCTGAACTATTTTGTTGGCATTTTAGTGTTTTA CCTAATGGTAATGTTCGACCAGACTCT gaTCCTCATGGAGAGTTATTGGGTCAAAATGTGTTAATAGAGTTCAGAAGCAAGGAAAATACTGctaaaaagtttcaaataacTGTGGAAAATTTAGAAAAAGAACTTAAAATTGCAAAAAGCATATTATTTGAAGCACGAAAAAAAAGACCTCGACCAcatttagataataaaataattacttcatGGAATG GACTTATGATAACAGCATATGCAAGAGCAGCATCAGCATTAAATGTGGAGGAATATAAACAAAGAGCTATTAAAGCCGCCGAATTTCTTAAAACACATGCGTGGAACAATAGTGTATTGTTACGATCGTGTTATGTAGATGATAATGGAGACATCGCCAACAT AGAAAAACCCATTGCTGGTTTTCTCAATGACTACGCTTTTCTCATACGTGGTCTTCTAGATTTGTATGAATGTACACTACAGTCTAAATGGTTAAAATGGGCTGATGAACTGCAAGAACAGCAAGATGAGTTGTTCTGGGATAAGGAGAAATTTGGATACTATTCTTCATCTGACAAAGATCCCAGTATCATCTTGAGGTTCAAGAGTG ATCATGATGGAGCGGAACCTTCTGGTAATTCAATATCGGCATTAAATCTATTAAGACTATCAATATTGACTGAAAAGTCTGAATACCGTTCCAAGATTGATCCTTTATTTTTGGCATTTGCTGGCCGTTTGTCTAGCAGTTCAAGTGCTTTACCAGCATTAGTGTCTGCGCTTACTCTACATTGTGATTCAATCACTtct GTATACGTTACTGGTGATTTGGATAATCCTGAGTTAGAAGCACTTTTATCTGCTATCAGACAGCGCTATATGCCTAATCTTGTATTAGCTCTTGCTGATGAAAACTCTTTATCAGAACTAGCAAAAGGCTTAGGGATTGCGGAAAATGGGAAAGTTGCTGCATATGTATGCAAGAATAATACATGCAATTTACCAGTACATAGCACAGAAGAGTTAATTGCCTTATTAGATGGGAGAGTGGAAAGCCCAGCTAGCAACTAG